One segment of Paramormyrops kingsleyae isolate MSU_618 chromosome 8, PKINGS_0.4, whole genome shotgun sequence DNA contains the following:
- the LOC140577593 gene encoding CMRF35-like molecule 5 isoform X2 — translation MKPKFLFSVFNGGLRFAHASKIKEVRGYEGGKVDIDCPYPADYIHNAKSWCRHPCNDVLVKSEKSDTYISKGRVSLYDNPNGRSFRVTINKLTLKDAGVYYCGVEKWGKDIYTEVHVKVSEASPASAVVPQTDPATRLLTLPDRSMLVTQRHVTQLSTDPAAAIVINLQNVTVEKANRSTGHLSMGSTMGLSPTAPPPPA, via the exons ATGAAACCCAAGtttctcttttctgtttttaacgGAGGGCTGCGGTTTGCACATGCGTCGAAGATCAAAGAAGTGCGGGGATATGAAGGAGGAAAAGTGGACATCGACTGTCCGTATCCAGCCGATTACATACACAACGCCAAGTCCTGGTGTCGCCATCCCTGTAACGATGTTCTTGTTAAATCTGAGAAGTCAGACACCTACATTTCCAAAGGAAGAGTTTCTCTGTACGACAATCCTAACGGACGGTCATTCAGGGTCACCATAAACAAACTGACTCTGAAGGATGCTGGGGTGTATTACTGTGGAGTAGAAAAATGGGGGAAAGACATATACACAGAAGTTCATGTCAAGGTCAGTGAAG cttctccagcttctgctgTTGTTCCCCAAACTGATCCAGCAACGAGGCTGTTAACTCTGCCGGACCGATCCATGCTGGTCACACAGCGCCATGTCACTCAGCTCTCCACAG ATCCTGCTGCTGCCATCGTGATTAACCTACAGAACGTTACTGTGGAGAAAGCCAACCGTTCCACAGGCCATCTGTCCATGG GTTCAACAATGGGCCTCAGCCCAACGGCCCCTCCACCTCCAGCATGA
- the LOC140577593 gene encoding CMRF35-like molecule 6 isoform X1, translating to MKSFYQIFVFLSWLRFAHASKIKEVRGYEGGKVDIDCPYPADYIHNAKSWCRHPCNDVLVKSEKSDTYISKGRVSLYDNPNGRSFRVTINKLTLKDAGVYYCGVEKWGKDIYTEVHVKVSEASPASAVVPQTDPATRLLTLPDRSMLVTQRHVTQLSTDPAAAIVINLQNVTVEKANRSTGHLSMDKLGSSTVLLGSTFGLLMWFLLVSLAYLSKRLTSKSKDGADLGCVYDDMTFVLYKPAHLPQKDSPEIYNML from the exons ATGAAATCATTTTATCAGATATTTGTTTTCCTGTCAT GGCTGCGGTTTGCACATGCGTCGAAGATCAAAGAAGTGCGGGGATATGAAGGAGGAAAAGTGGACATCGACTGTCCGTATCCAGCCGATTACATACACAACGCCAAGTCCTGGTGTCGCCATCCCTGTAACGATGTTCTTGTTAAATCTGAGAAGTCAGACACCTACATTTCCAAAGGAAGAGTTTCTCTGTACGACAATCCTAACGGACGGTCATTCAGGGTCACCATAAACAAACTGACTCTGAAGGATGCTGGGGTGTATTACTGTGGAGTAGAAAAATGGGGGAAAGACATATACACAGAAGTTCATGTCAAGGTCAGTGAAG cttctccagcttctgctgTTGTTCCCCAAACTGATCCAGCAACGAGGCTGTTAACTCTGCCGGACCGATCCATGCTGGTCACACAGCGCCATGTCACTCAGCTCTCCACAG ATCCTGCTGCTGCCATCGTGATTAACCTACAGAACGTTACTGTGGAGAAAGCCAACCGTTCCACAGGCCATCTGTCCATGG ACAAACTTGGTAGTAGCACAGTTTTGCTTGGATCAACCTTTGGGCTGCTGATGTGGTTCCTGCTGGTGTCACTGGCTTATCTTTCAAAACGATTAACGTCAAAGTCAAAG GACGGAGCGGACCTTGGCTGTGTGTATGATGATATGACATTTGTATTGTACAAACCTGCTCATCTTCCCCAGAAGGATTCTCCTGAAATCTACAACATGCTTTAA